In the genome of Microplitis demolitor isolate Queensland-Clemson2020A chromosome 5, iyMicDemo2.1a, whole genome shotgun sequence, the window ttgtttttgactATAGTTAATTTAGGTATTGGAATGCCAATGTTAGCTGCTAATTACATTAAGAAAGGCATGAATGTGACACTTCAATCTGAAAATGGAATTTTGGGTCTTGGTCCTTATCCAGATGAAAATCAAGTTGACCCAGATTTAATAAATGCTGGTAAAGAATCAGTAACTGTTGCTCCCGGTGCATCTTTCTTTGGCAGTGATGAAAGTTTTGCTATGATAAGAGGGTAAAAAGTCAcagtttcaatttaaataacccTGATAGTCCCATCTTGCTCAGCAAGTTTCTGCAGAAACATTTTCGGATAATTTAACGACAAGTTTCTGGCAAGCCTTGACTGGATAATACCTGCGTGCAAGTTGATGTAAATCTGCGACCGTAAACTGAATgtaattttacagaaaaaacttgccataaatttaaattgaaactttcaatcaacttaatGTCATCTGAcagtaacatttttatttaaattcaattcaagTTACAGACAATCTACTGTCAACCGCAACTTTTTGCTGTTAAGTTGACTAGATTCCAGACGTAGCTTGAAGTTAACTTGCGGTTATGGTGGCtatcaggaaaaaaaaacgatcGTTATATAtcatagttataattttatttgtacagTGGTCACATTCATTTGACAATACTTGGAGGCATGCAGGTATCGAAGCATGGAGATTTAGCCAATTGGATGATTCCTGGATCGATGGTCAAGGGTATGGGTGGAGCAATGGACTTAGTTTCTGCCGCAGGAACAAAAGTCGTTGTCACGATGGAACACACAGCTCGTGATGGCAGTCCTAAAATTTTGGAAGCTTGTACATTGCCCGTCactggtatttatttttatataaattgtattataatgcgtactttaattaatatgttaatcatgtaaatatattttattttcaggcCAACAATGTGTCGATTTGATTATTACGGATTTGGCTGTTTTCGAAGTTATTGAAGGCGAAGGCTTACGATTAATTGAATTAGCTCCTAATGTTGACATCAGCGAGGTTGTTAGTTCAACCGGTTGTGAGTTTTCAGTTGCTGATGATCTTAAAGTTATGGGACAAATATCTATGGATGatgaaagttaaatttttttttaaaagaaataatttattacagcgttttttaaattttaatttataatccaAGAAATAtgatatattgtaaaaaaaattgtatattttgtaaagtacaatagaagtattattttgtacaatatttaaaacaacgTTTTTGAATTagcaaattaatataatattaatcgaCTTAATTCTTATCCAAAAATACAAGTGTAagaaaactcaaaattttaaatattttttattttgtcagaTAAATTACTAAGTTAAAATGTGCAACTCTGTCTAATTCAAAGttcattaaacttttattaagtatttttctaattatagatcaattatttttttcttttgaaacatacctattttttatttaaaatatatacggaaatatttaatttattaaaaaaaatataaatcaaatataaatcaaCCTATACAATATGACGGTAAGCtgctttcaaaatttataatattgacTGCTAGTATGTCatctgcaaaaaaataatgatcttTAGACTATagatctataaattatttgtactcaagctaaatttatttatatctaaaattatgatatattttttatataaaattatcaatgttgttatcaataatattttcaattatttttcaattacaataaaaaagtgTCAAGTTTTATGTattcattatttctttattcaattttttaaaattaaggcGGGAAAATTATTGTACACTACACTTTGTTCTAAGCAAGCGCAAAGCTTGAGTCCAGGACTTGCATTCTCCCGCCTAACTTTGCcatcgaataaaaatattttaaaatcttccGACTAGAAGGCATGAAAATTAAGACCTTACAGTATCAAAAGAAGATCGCGtcgttattcaaatttatctaacaggtattttaattgttttttacgttgtaattttaattacattattgtACTGTTtagtgtttttaaaaaaataattaaatggaaaaaGGTTTTAATtctctatgtatatattgacggaataaaataatattgaaggtaataattaaatttttcttttgtaaattaaacgattaaatactgaaaaaaaaattttttttaaaatgcatCTTAAGAATtttgatagattttttttcggcatattttaaaaaatctatttcaaTGAAAAGTTAATcgttaaaacattaaaattgtCTAATATCTACtacttttaaaatcatattgaagatagctaaattattttcgttaGTTGATATCTAATTCAattgttcaataattaaaaatataattattattcgaaaacataaataatattaataataataacaagagtttattttttaagtgcgCAATTATATATTCCGGTCTTCATTTGTTTTGGGATTGCATTACAGTAACTGGATGGCGTCATCGTAGTTCAACTTACACCGCATGTTGAGTCAAGATTTTGTTCCggctttttttaatcagttgtATTGAACAATAAGGTAATAAAACGATAATTATTCACTATATAATATCTGAATAccttatatatgaaaattaaatcagcaaacaattgataattttttaataaacaaattcaatattataaaaaaagtgtttttaaatgtttattcctgattaaaaaaagtgattttgaacatattaaaaaaaagttttttaatacttttaaataattccataAGCTTTAAATTCTCCCAATTTTTAAGCATAGTCGttttaaaatgtttcaaaTCATTCATTATTCGATTATTTGGGGAGATTCGAAgatattcaattttctaaaaactacaataatttttaattactaaataatagtCAAATTTTCTGATTGTTGTGAGATTTGGAATGAtttgaaaacattaaattttttgttttttgaatacttccaaatacttttcaatcactgaaaaattatttaatcgctttgaatactttttaatttttattttaaattcagaacgattaaaaaacattaaatttttttttaatattttctaatcacttttttaaatcagatataaaaaacttttaaaaatctgtatatttttttaaataatttgtttatagaaataaaaaaattcttgaatgtttactactttcagtatcatttgtatataaattgatacttaaatatatttttagatttgatAAGTTGATgactaaataaatcaattaagtaATCGGATACTTTATCAAGAGCATTGTTGTCATATATGTTACGATGCCTTTGCAGAACGATATGAACGCTCCGAGCTTATCGGACTTTTACTCACTCGTTTCCTGTTCAAAAGAAGAATTCATCgagatgtataaaaaatatgacaaaattcATGCAGCAAAGCTTCATTCACAAATTGCAACTGAAGTGGCTAACACTATCACCAAAGCTGATgacacaaataattttaaacgataCTTTAAATTACTTGATCTCATCAAAGATTTTGAAGATAAGGAGACCCTGCAGGATTTCAACGAGAGCATTGAtaagtcattaaaaaattataatttttttattcttgctTGCAAATATAATAGAtatcagattttaaaatatatagttgAAAACAGTACCACAAATATTGACAAATGTTTAATTGACCTGGAGGATAAAGATGAAGAGAATCACAATGCGTTTTATTATGCTATACGCGTTGGTAATTGTAAGCTCATTGAAACTCTTCTGGATTTGTGGCCTTcccaatatttaataaatttagataaagTATACGAACTTCTTGCTCAAGCAtatgaagaattaaaattaaaaaatgttgtatTATCAGATGAAGTTATAACGCTTGTCGAAAAacgattgattaattatagattttattctGACAGTTCGGATAAGATTAAAAGTATACAAATTTCTCATTGCGATATAATAGAGCGGATTGAATTGGTGgttgataatataaatttacttaaagctgaattttttaatataaataaattagatgaaaaattttttcttcgtgCAAGATTTATTGTtcagaatataaatattttaaaacgtcAAATGAAATTAACATATTGTAAATTACCTTGGgaagaaattgaattttgtttaattgcgTACATTAATTCTgaacaaaaaactaaattgccaatttttaacttttttttaagtaaaagtaaaCTACTAAGTcatcttgatattttttcacgtaaacttgataatgaaaaaattactattaataaaatttcaattaatagaTTGTTGACTTTACCAAAATTTACTCGTGAAAAAGGCATTGATGATATTGTTAAAGTTAGTCCAGAGTTTAAGGAATTATATGATGATTATAGGCAGCTAAGAGACACTTATTCTTtggaaataattaatcagtatTTAGACTTGTCATTATCTGCGGATGCTAGTGAAAAAGAAGGGCAATTAGTTATAACAAGAACGTTACAAGTTATTGGAGAATATGTAAAGAATACATGGGAGTCGCCAAAAATGTCAGAATTTACAAGTAAATTATTACTCTCATCATTGCCTTCAAATATAcgacaaataattattgatctaCGTAACTCATTATCTCACAATAATTCTCAATCACAAAGACTTAACATAGAAAATGATTATTctaagagtaattttttttcaaacattcaaaatgaaactaaaataattagttctgtaataaaaaatattctttacaaAACTCGAACTCATCATATTGCTACACTTTTAGAAACTATTGCTTCGAGTCAGACTAGAAATGATATAAAAAGTGCATTAGaaactttcaattttgaaataaactcTACTTGGtttaaagataaattcaaattttatgaaaatgattCTTTACAGAAATTAATcgacaaattaaattctattataacaaataaaacttcttatgaaagtttattatttgataaattaaaactaatgtCGAAGCATCTTTATTCTTCAGAAAATGATTTAGATTATACTTCTAAACTACTACTGTTAAAAGAGATGCGTAAGCGTATTAATGAcgataatataaatgataatggtatcaacgaaataaaatattttgctaATCGAGCTTTGTTAAATATGTCACCAGatgttgatttaaaaaattgtcaaaaaattattttcaacacaCTATTTAATATAGTAGGTAGTAGCGGACCTAGAATTTCACCTGAACAGTATGATTATTTAATGCAAGttattaatactatttttactCGAATAGGATTTGGTATGCATAATATGAAATGGCTTGAAGAATTACGCGATAAGTtgtataaaagtaattattcatGGGATtcgaagaaaataaataacgtagataatttaaaagaaactaaaaattcaTCTGAAAGGTCAAAACAAGagtacattttaaaattgtcgacactgaaaaatataattgaaagtaataatttaaatgaggaTCTTACTATTTAtcagaagaataaaaaactacaggcaGTAATCGAAATGCTGGTGTTGGATATAATGTCTATTTTAGATGGTTCTAAAAACATTTTAGTTGATAATCATCTACTCTTAGATAAGTCAGCTCCTCTAttgattggaaaaaatttgCGAAATCATTTAGCTCACGGCAATGCTCTTATTGACATTCTATTATTTGATTCTTCAAtagtgatatttttaaatgctacTAAACTTACTACGGAAAATGTTATtgagtgtaataaaaaagtcgGTAAAGTAATACAGAATAATTTAACTGAATTAAAGTCAAAATATCAACAAGATTTAATGACCGTTATTAATCAAGAAGCTATGTTTGAATCATTGGAGCGGGGCGATTTcgatacttttaaaaatactttagcCAGGGGGGCCGATATTCATGGTAGAAGTAATCGCTTATGGACTGCTCTGCATTTTGCTGCTAAAGGATCTAActgtgaaataataaaatttattcttgatCAAAAAGTTGAATTCAATGTAAAAGATATTAATGGTCAAAGTCCTTTACATGTAGCAGCCGAGTATGGACAAACCGATAtcgttagattttttttatcgaaaaaaatttcaagtattgACGTCGTAGATAATTATGGAGAAACGCCATTGCATATAGCAGCTCAACGGGGCCACCGAGAGTTAGttgaaattttactgaaaaataattgtaaaattaatatttttaatcattctgGCTATATGCCGTTGCATTGCGCTGCATTGAACGGCCATGAGGATGTTTTGAGAgtgttattgaaaaaagaaaagagcGTAGATCACAGTAAATCATTTGATGATAAGTCCATATTACATTTAGCTTCTGAGCATGGACACACAGATCTTGTTAAGTATTTAGTCAATCTTAAAGCAGATGTAAATACCAAGACAGGAAGAAATGAAACACCTTTGCATGAAGCAGCTCTCAACGGTCATTTAGAggtagtaaaaattttaatttataacaaagcTGATATTAACATTGCTTCTGTTGATGGACTTACACCTCTGCATAATGCTGTTGAAACCGGGCGTGAAAAAATAGTGGAAATTTTACTTCAACACGGTGCTcaattaaatagtatttataatcCGGATAATTATGCAGCAATAAATCATGCAGCTAAATATGGCCATCTCAATgttcttaaacttttattaaaatatggagcaaaagttaatattcaaacGAAAAGAAGAATGACACCGTTACATTTTGCTGCTTTGTATCAGCATTTAGAACTCGTagatgttttaataaaaaataaagcacTACTCGATGTTAAAGATATTGAGGGTTTTACTCCATTACATTTTGCTTGTATAAAAGGTAATGAGCAAATTCTAAATTGTTATTGGATAATGGTgcatcaattaatattaaagataataaCAATCAAACACCTTTACATGTAGCAGCTAGACACGGTCAAATAGAAGCCGTTAAAGTTTTGATAGCTAAAGGTGCCAATTGTAATTCAAAAGATATTGAAGGAATGACTGCATTATCTGTAAGTTCACATAATGGACATGCAGATATTGTTAAACTTCTAATTGATCAAGGTGTtgatataaatagtaaaaattttaatggcgGGACCTCACTACATGAAGCAGCTCGTACTGGAAATGAGGAAATtgttaaaatgttaaaagaaGCCGGTGCTGATGTTAACATTGCAGATTTTAACGGAGCTTCAGCATTATATATAAGCGCGTTT includes:
- the LOC103572057 gene encoding LOW QUALITY PROTEIN: uncharacterized protein LOC103572057 (The sequence of the model RefSeq protein was modified relative to this genomic sequence to represent the inferred CDS: deleted 2 bases in 1 codon; substituted 1 base at 1 genomic stop codon), translated to MPLQNDMNAPSLSDFYSLVSCSKEEFIEMYKKYDKIHAAKLHSQIATEVANTITKADDTNNFKRYFKLLDLIKDFEDKETLQDFNESIDKSLKNYNFFILACKYNRYQILKYIVENSTTNIDKCLIDLEDKDEENHNAFYYAIRVGNCKLIETLLDLWPSQYLINLDKVYELLAQAYEELKLKNVVLSDEVITLVEKRLINYRFYSDSSDKIKSIQISHCDIIERIELVVDNINLLKAEFFNINKLDEKFFLRARFIVQNINILKRQMKLTYCKLPWEEIEFCLIAYINSEQKTKLPIFNFFLSKSKLLSHLDIFSRKLDNEKITINKISINRLLTLPKFTREKGIDDIVKVSPEFKELYDDYRQLRDTYSLEIINQYLDLSLSADASEKEGQLVITRTLQVIGEYVKNTWESPKMSEFTSKLLLSSLPSNIRQIIIDLRNSLSHNNSQSQRLNIENDYSKSNFFSNIQNETKIISSVIKNILYKTRTHHIATLLETIASSQTRNDIKSALETFNFEINSTWFKDKFKFYENDSLQKLIDKLNSIITNKTSYESLLFDKLKLMSKHLYSSENDLDYTSKLLLLKEMRKRINDDNINDNGINEIKYFANRALLNMSPDVDLKNCQKIIFNTLFNIVGSSGPRISPEQYDYLMQVINTIFTRIGFGMHNMKWLEELRDKLYKSNYSWDSKKINNVDNLKETKNSSERSKQEYILKLSTLKNIIESNNLNEDLTIYQKNKKLQAVIEMLVLDIMSILDGSKNILVDNHLLLDKSAPLLIGKNLRNHLAHGNALIDILLFDSSIVIFLNATKLTTENVIECNKKVGKVIQNNLTELKSKYQQDLMTVINQEAMFESLERGDFDTFKNTLARGADIHGRSNRLWTALHFAAKGSNCEIIKFILDQKVEFNVKDINGQSPLHVAAEYGQTDIVRFFLSKKISSIDVVDNYGETPLHIAAQRGHRELVEILLKNNCKINIFNHSGYMPLHCAALNGHEDVLRVLLKKEKSVDHSKSFDDKSILHLASEHGHTDLVKYLVNLKADVNTKTGRNETPLHEAALNGHLEVVKILIYNKADINIASVDGLTPLHNAVETGREKIVEILLQHGAQLNSIYNPDNYAAINHAAKYGHLNVLKLLLKYGAKVNIQTKRRMTPLHFAALYQHLELVDVLIKNKALLDVKDIEGFTPLHFACIKGNEQILNCXDNGASINIKDNNNQTPLHVAARHGQIEAVKVLIAKGANCNSKDIEGMTALSVSSHNGHADIVKLLIDQGVDINSKNFNGGTSLHEAARTGNEEIVKMLKEAGADVNIADFNGASALYISAFEGHVKVVKYLLSVDTKTDIKAGSDLIPLHAAVEGNHQEIVKILLEKYSVDIADKQRRTPLMIAAKLNHVEIVKQLIKHGANVKAGVMQPLVIATMSGHKSIVDIFLKHKDINVNDLIQGTKMNLLHLAVSSNHNNIVETLIANKVDVNAKCLHGTPLFEAADKGYTDIVNTLLKNKADPDIQDDDKRTALEFAVSKGHLEIVKLLFQHTKMKINNKGVNNFTMLHIAAQEGCLDVVKYLVEKGANVNATNVFGSKPIHIAAREGHKSIVEYFLSIGMNINSSGDRYRTPLHFAAGSNKKEVVEYLISQQVDVNIRDLDGISSLHIAAHYGCKETVEILLNNGAAYNIFDNISRTPREMTTHHSVIKILAVIDDLFKAVNKNNLDDCKSLINQGVIINVVDKDLFSPLHYASWHGFTEIVNILLMNHANPNIATKKGSTPLHYAAKFGHLDIVKLLLSYGAIYDVKTSKNNKPVDLSDKLEIIKIIKVIDQLFLQVEARDTTVIKELRKIKASDIKMITNARNSKNETLMVAAANNNFPNIQNLKFGFLNNISLDINKAHKLSAQEKYSEALIVFKSIYDKQKKILGPDDLGSLDIKLEIAQLNCSLHNYEEALKIYQEIYSKQSKLLGVDSKDTLKTRSMMGLVFYKLGRNEEAIDIYRDTFEKQKVLLDANDEKLLYTQSHMALVLMALNKFDEALKINYDTFKKYKIKFGANDPRVLVVQNNIAKVLAHQGKYDEALKTYEDVYQLRKKVLGQNHSDTLRALHNKVEVYVLQKNYDQAVSSCQQVLDIQKKILGSNHLDTLNTQVQLGNILFKRNDVFKALKVFKEAFERMKIAIGSNHPDVLTLSKNITSISRALESTGDLNQLKNIENKIISESANDKNLIKYLIENGMDINSKDENGFTFLHYAVNNGDIDIVKFLIKNGANCTLSSNKGNTPLHCAVSKNNEIIVDILLKHVKEMNNTKLNSFIDCKTTAGGMTCMHVAAKNGFEGIVRLLLKYGATYDVRNFVGNKTPLDICENENIIKLLKFLNELFNDLKTNKSIMIFKLKKLTSNELEIIKNARNSDNNTLTY